A portion of the Shewanella sp. SNU WT4 genome contains these proteins:
- a CDS encoding phosphatase PAP2 family protein, producing the protein MKRLLSRPLTKVQSLLIHSHSRRPASLWSDIFCYVLLPSIFFLSLGYAIEVSHVDLVIAESLYRYQGGPEFGGWTLRSSFLEEGILHKGMHHLVVVLALSLLAAFVISLKRQPWQEYRAPLLYLIVCFAVTTLIIAALKKFTHVNCPWDLVAFGGTQPFVPTFSALPTGVTPGRCFPGGHASGGYGWLGLYFVALVYWPRWRYLALAAVLVCGGLMDIGQQLRGAHFMSHGFWSLAISWWVSSLLYLLMLRRYRVRRA; encoded by the coding sequence TTGAAACGCTTGTTATCTCGCCCATTGACCAAAGTACAAAGTTTGTTAATTCATTCTCACTCTCGTCGGCCAGCCAGTCTATGGTCAGATATCTTTTGTTATGTGCTGCTGCCAAGCATCTTTTTTTTGAGTTTGGGTTATGCCATTGAAGTGAGCCATGTGGATTTAGTGATTGCCGAGAGCTTATACCGTTATCAAGGCGGTCCTGAATTTGGCGGCTGGACCCTGCGATCTAGCTTTTTGGAAGAGGGCATATTGCATAAGGGCATGCATCATCTGGTGGTGGTGCTGGCACTTTCTTTACTTGCTGCATTTGTCATTAGTCTTAAGCGTCAGCCATGGCAAGAGTATCGCGCGCCGCTCTTGTATCTTATTGTCTGTTTTGCCGTGACTACCTTAATAATCGCCGCCTTAAAAAAGTTCACTCACGTGAATTGCCCTTGGGATTTAGTCGCGTTTGGCGGCACGCAGCCCTTTGTTCCAACCTTTAGTGCGCTGCCAACAGGCGTTACCCCTGGGCGCTGTTTCCCCGGTGGGCACGCCAGCGGCGGTTATGGCTGGTTGGGCTTATATTTTGTGGCGTTAGTCTATTGGCCAAGATGGCGTTACTTAGCGCTGGCGGCGGTATTAGTCTGTGGCGGCTTAATGGATATAGGCCAGCAACTGCGCGGCGCCCATTTTATGAGTCACGGTTTTTGGTCATTGGCCATCAGTTGGTGGGTCAGTAGCTTGTTGTATTTATTGATGCTGCGCCGTTATCGAGTGCGCCGCGCTTAG
- a CDS encoding chemotaxis protein, with translation MNRYKQGLLTCLLMSVLSGCSLLEVKLESGIQPLPQEQLSMRVFTREYSSTFFAGVEQTADFIALQTHDDAAAQLLMKSNSLLWKINAEQTMGNSIFQVSPVAAMIDTWAFSAQMVQFFESDKGQTVFGEHTHLAAATSKQLLQDYEKRMRGLMNAGAFSDNQAFIKQYVSEKPLFDLQFSRTSAFTDWLSYKKIGEFDAVTTFGSVPEVMTDMSDRMAMLAAQTPKILGWKAEFFALHSNINSEELQQTLTSISDTSAKFQVLMAQSPELMGQLAIDLRTELTPLLDKLDASAAKNLAQLSVERQALEVMVARERVALETMVTREREAVAQNVDTLVQRTLEQAFAEVSGLIKSLILYIILFLLVVFFAPLGLGVWLGKRMATKKAS, from the coding sequence ATGAACAGATATAAACAAGGGCTGTTAACTTGCCTACTAATGAGCGTCTTAAGTGGTTGCTCTTTGCTTGAAGTTAAGCTTGAAAGTGGCATTCAGCCATTACCGCAAGAGCAGCTCAGCATGCGAGTATTTACTCGTGAATACAGCAGCACTTTTTTTGCTGGGGTTGAGCAAACCGCGGACTTTATCGCGCTGCAAACCCATGATGATGCCGCTGCCCAATTATTGATGAAAAGTAATAGCTTACTTTGGAAAATCAATGCTGAACAAACCATGGGAAACAGTATTTTTCAGGTGTCGCCAGTCGCTGCCATGATAGATACTTGGGCCTTTAGTGCCCAAATGGTGCAGTTTTTTGAGTCTGACAAAGGTCAGACCGTATTTGGTGAGCACACCCATCTTGCGGCGGCGACCAGTAAGCAGTTATTGCAAGATTATGAAAAGCGCATGCGCGGTTTAATGAATGCTGGCGCCTTTAGTGATAATCAGGCGTTTATCAAACAATACGTGAGCGAAAAACCGCTGTTTGATCTGCAATTTAGTCGCACCTCGGCCTTTACCGACTGGCTAAGCTATAAAAAAATCGGTGAATTTGATGCTGTGACTACTTTTGGCAGCGTGCCCGAAGTAATGACAGATATGTCAGATAGAATGGCGATGTTGGCAGCGCAGACCCCGAAAATCCTCGGCTGGAAAGCGGAGTTTTTTGCCCTGCATAGCAATATCAATAGTGAAGAGCTGCAGCAAACCTTAACTAGCATTAGTGATACTTCGGCTAAGTTCCAAGTGTTAATGGCGCAAAGCCCTGAATTGATGGGGCAATTAGCCATTGATTTACGCACTGAGTTAACGCCGCTGTTAGATAAGCTTGATGCCAGCGCGGCTAAAAATTTGGCGCAATTATCGGTTGAGCGCCAAGCATTAGAAGTCATGGTTGCCCGTGAGCGTGTAGCCTTAGAGACTATGGTGACTCGCGAGCGAGAAGCCGTAGCGCAAAATGTTGATACCTTAGTGCAGCGCACCTTAGAGCAAGCCTTTGCTGAAGTGAGCGGCCTAATTAAAAGCCTGATCTTATACATAATTCTGTTCTTGCTGGTGGTGTTCTTTGCGCCGCTTGGGCTTGGAGTATGGTTAGGTAAGCGTATGGCAACTAAAAAAGCGAGCTAA
- the pstB gene encoding phosphate ABC transporter ATP-binding protein PstB, with the protein MIALDTSTMSTNSLDVANLPAADIALEIVNLGLKYGNKPALIDVSMKIPKSKVTAFIGPSGCGKSTLLRCINRMNDLVDNCHITGKINLNGQNIYDKGVDVAALRRNVGMVFQRPNPFPKSIYENVVYGLRLQGINNRRDLDEACERSLRGAALWEEVKDRLHENAFGLSGGQQQRLVIARAIAIEPEVLLLDEPTSALDPISTLTIEELISDLKNQFTVVIVTHNMQQAARVSDQTAFMYMGDLVEYGDTNTLFTTPKLKKTEDYITGRYG; encoded by the coding sequence ATGATTGCACTTGATACCAGTACTATGAGTACCAACAGCTTAGATGTCGCCAATTTACCTGCGGCCGATATTGCCCTAGAAATTGTTAATTTAGGGCTCAAGTACGGCAATAAGCCGGCGTTAATTGATGTGTCGATGAAAATACCTAAATCTAAAGTCACCGCCTTTATTGGCCCGAGTGGCTGCGGTAAGTCGACCTTGTTGCGCTGCATTAACCGCATGAATGATTTGGTCGATAACTGCCATATCACAGGTAAAATTAACCTTAATGGCCAAAATATCTATGATAAAGGGGTGGACGTGGCTGCGCTGCGCCGCAACGTGGGCATGGTGTTCCAACGCCCGAATCCATTTCCAAAATCAATTTATGAGAACGTGGTGTACGGTTTAAGACTGCAAGGCATAAATAATCGCCGCGATTTAGATGAAGCGTGTGAGCGTTCGCTTCGCGGCGCAGCCTTGTGGGAAGAAGTAAAAGACAGATTGCACGAAAACGCCTTTGGGTTATCGGGCGGTCAACAGCAGCGTCTGGTGATAGCGCGCGCCATTGCCATTGAACCTGAAGTGTTATTGCTCGATGAGCCAACCTCGGCCCTTGACCCAATTTCAACCTTGACCATTGAAGAGCTGATTTCAGATCTTAAAAATCAATTCACTGTGGTGATAGTGACCCATAACATGCAGCAAGCGGCGCGGGTGTCAGATCAAACCGCCTTTATGTATATGGGTGATTTGGTGGAATACGGCGATACCAATACCTTATTTACCACGCCAAAACTGAAAAAGACTGAAGACTACATCACAGGACGATACGGTTAA
- a CDS encoding methyltransferase, with the protein MLLSDQAEVLARQLTLLTEARPLWQLATFEQSYLPWASDFPKLASLVSTLDLAEIDRLDSQQSELVSTLYPALAQDLAVLGFDWQASELIYGLASEPYSISDSNRKHVDSDHKPVDTADKSDAELPPMDDAPWLSHFSAHIKGRKWQQITGFTKALAINANDNVLEWCAGKGHLGRLIAKQYDATVTSVEWQADLCEQGRDFASQWQLNQSFVCGDAFAAQSHIFMGKQQAIALHACGDLHVSLMQQGVTHGIQQLAIAPCCYHLIRSQHYQGLSSTWQQQALILSKRDLQLALAQSSLASPRDKELRDQEMCWRLGFDSLQRYVRGENSYLPVPAIKRSQLSASFNRFCEWAMAQKGLNFDASIETQAWLAIGQQRLLLVRRLDLVSHLFRQLLEHALLLDRVAFLQQHGYQVSLQPFCPSSVTPRNALILARLTVKHSA; encoded by the coding sequence TTGTTACTTTCTGATCAGGCCGAAGTGTTAGCGCGGCAATTAACCTTGTTAACTGAGGCGCGGCCGTTATGGCAACTCGCCACCTTTGAACAAAGCTATTTGCCGTGGGCGAGTGATTTCCCAAAGCTTGCAAGTCTAGTCTCAACCCTTGATTTAGCTGAGATAGATAGGCTGGATAGTCAGCAATCTGAGCTAGTTTCAACCTTGTATCCAGCATTAGCCCAAGACTTAGCGGTTTTAGGGTTTGACTGGCAAGCATCGGAGTTAATCTATGGGTTAGCCTCAGAGCCATACTCAATCTCAGACTCAAATCGCAAGCATGTAGACTCAGATCACAAGCCTGTAGACACGGCAGACAAGAGTGATGCTGAACTGCCGCCAATGGATGATGCCCCTTGGCTTAGCCATTTTAGTGCCCACATCAAAGGGCGCAAATGGCAGCAAATCACAGGTTTCACTAAGGCGTTAGCCATCAATGCTAATGACAATGTGCTCGAATGGTGCGCTGGTAAAGGCCACTTAGGCCGCCTTATCGCTAAGCAATATGACGCCACAGTAACAAGTGTCGAGTGGCAAGCGGATTTATGTGAGCAAGGGCGCGACTTTGCCAGTCAGTGGCAATTAAACCAATCCTTTGTTTGTGGCGATGCCTTTGCGGCGCAAAGCCACATTTTCATGGGCAAACAGCAAGCCATAGCCTTACATGCCTGCGGCGATTTACATGTGAGCCTAATGCAGCAAGGCGTGACTCATGGTATTCAACAGCTTGCTATCGCCCCTTGTTGTTATCACTTAATTCGCAGCCAGCACTATCAAGGCTTGAGCAGCACTTGGCAGCAGCAAGCGTTAATCTTATCTAAGCGCGATTTGCAGCTGGCATTAGCACAAAGCAGCTTAGCGAGCCCGCGAGACAAAGAGCTGCGCGACCAAGAGATGTGTTGGCGCTTAGGCTTTGATAGCTTGCAGCGCTATGTGCGCGGTGAAAATAGTTATTTGCCGGTGCCTGCCATCAAACGCAGCCAACTCAGTGCTAGCTTTAACCGTTTTTGTGAATGGGCCATGGCGCAAAAAGGCTTGAACTTTGATGCCAGCATAGAGACTCAAGCATGGCTTGCTATCGGCCAACAGCGTTTATTGCTAGTGCGTCGTCTTGATCTCGTGTCGCACTTGTTTCGGCAATTACTCGAACACGCCTTACTGCTAGATAGAGTCGCATTTTTACAGCAACACGGTTATCAGGTGAGTTTGCAACCATTTTGCCCAAGCTCAGTCACCCCCAGAAATGCCCTGATCTTAGCAAGGCTCACAGTTAAGCACTCGGCATAA
- a CDS encoding YajD family HNH nuclease has product MTMSKLDKVLAEQRAYQANREQGYREKALKLYPWVCGRCSRDFTHKNLRELTVHHRDHNHDNNPSDGSNWELLCLYCHDNEHSRFEELVQFGGTSEGKQAAATFNPFADLKAMMKK; this is encoded by the coding sequence ATGACCATGAGCAAACTAGATAAAGTATTAGCCGAGCAACGCGCTTACCAAGCTAACCGCGAGCAAGGCTACCGTGAAAAGGCATTAAAACTTTACCCTTGGGTATGTGGTCGTTGCTCACGGGATTTTACCCATAAGAATTTACGCGAATTGACTGTGCATCATAGAGATCACAATCATGATAACAATCCCTCAGATGGTTCTAACTGGGAACTCTTGTGCTTATATTGCCACGATAATGAGCATTCACGCTTTGAAGAGTTAGTGCAGTTTGGCGGTACCTCTGAAGGTAAGCAAGCGGCGGCGACCTTTAACCCGTTCGCAGATTTAAAAGCCATGATGAAGAAGTAA
- the phoU gene encoding phosphate signaling complex protein PhoU: MEDMNLNKHISGQFNAELDDIRHRVLTMGGMVERQLELALDALATINVELAQQVIEGDRRINGMEVDIDSQCTRIIAKRQPAASDLRLIIAISKTITDLERIGDACVRIAKAALEKRTNNQQPLLVSIENMGRHATRTLHQTLDALARMDAEAALEIHKSDAKLDAEYESIIRQLMTYMMEDPRSIPGVLDVLWAARAVERVGDRCKNICEYVIYYVKGKDVRHTSYEDMEKDLKN; encoded by the coding sequence ATGGAAGATATGAATCTTAATAAACATATTTCTGGTCAGTTTAATGCTGAACTAGATGATATTCGCCATCGGGTACTGACCATGGGCGGTATGGTTGAGCGCCAGTTAGAGTTAGCACTCGATGCCTTAGCCACCATCAATGTGGAATTAGCTCAGCAAGTGATTGAAGGCGATCGCCGCATTAATGGCATGGAAGTGGACATAGATAGTCAGTGCACTCGCATCATAGCTAAGCGCCAACCTGCAGCCAGTGATTTACGCCTGATTATTGCCATTTCTAAAACCATTACTGATCTAGAGCGTATTGGTGATGCTTGTGTGCGGATTGCCAAAGCGGCCTTAGAAAAGCGCACTAATAATCAGCAGCCATTACTGGTAAGCATTGAAAACATGGGCCGCCATGCCACGCGCACCTTACATCAAACTTTAGATGCGCTGGCGCGTATGGACGCTGAAGCCGCCCTTGAAATTCATAAGAGCGATGCCAAGCTTGACGCTGAATATGAAAGCATCATTCGCCAGCTCATGACCTATATGATGGAAGATCCGCGCTCCATTCCTGGCGTATTAGATGTATTGTGGGCTGCCCGCGCTGTTGAGCGTGTTGGCGATCGCTGTAAAAACATCTGTGAATACGTGATTTACTACGTCAAAGGCAAAGATGTTCGTCATACTTCTTATGAAGATATGGAAAAAGACCTCAAGAACTAG
- a CDS encoding Ig-like domain-containing protein, which translates to MKKLNRITLSILSTAMLSSCLYASDASANSGVISFVPGETKVNNGDMVIYNGQCFVAKNNPGVWESPNGSSWFWDVAVCSGEPEPEPEPEPEPEPEPEPEPGPNPGDVIPFIEGETQVSNGDMVSFGNQCFIAKNNPGVWETPKADSWFWDVAECSSEPGEPDVTKLAIVSPTAGQSVNLSEAVAISARVEGKLAAKVEFWVNSQKLAEQAIVANKPLYSHNWTPAEAGSAVINVFVFDKNNQKIEQQAVTVTVKEDDNFTAPVVSFITPTNGATFGEAATVAISVNASDVDDDLTKVVIQANNQQICSFDASSVAPFSCEWQATYTGPVTLKAIATDAEKLSTSVSVNITIEQDVVEPPVTPPVTPPGSLCADFKVYPDWTQGDHATGGDIMVHSNIAYSAIYWTKSVPGSDSSWALHLNCDGSEPGTAPLLSLQNPMDPVRLEVAGWPNTLVVASPSTAAPKTQTIALASTQELQDANALTQAFVRVMEQAETAGASTIILRSDVLDNATKDKGESVGVVAVKAALISAMDATGSRIDIDAINGLSDDVKGWAQAHNLIVSTLAPDASFAWSLAIGDFAYATHSGRQSVWDKASVYSSDVLDSFELYKADSATKADFVAFSKSSDTTALSSEQWHNALEYVKQVTDFVKTPAMLANMPTAQAADYFMGHAGAKSQLRKAAYSNVFAVIFADDSATLTSKIEAYQDTKVPLYYVGADLENGSLTRIEALNQELANAENAMNNSAFLYETPESQWEPSTVYKWTDFLDGLNAMHNIGVAGNKFWLMHDGVDDATNIKYAKVAIAAFLAQSMQETIRYNACDENNWSEMKYGAPADYPMSASCGQLGQKYADYGTNPTTGLDHAYSCPRDNKMEVSALTHAKWYGAPAPVFAAPNSVLAERGLLVNGSVGRWTNSGHCNDIPESVDTSKQVWERDDCKTYVGQKAGTFIWDGSSQESVEGCGWWGRGVIQTTGRQNFGTLNHYLGRSHVDPATIGQTIDGVVVDAPPANPLYAELDFCSNPGLICSSEENKEIKWIAGLFYWVTSVQGYADEGQYSDWNYYNEIKKYVDSGMKGSQFIDDVSGIVNRGCPDLTCSSGEVHNVKERRANFKLVLETFGLSPQ; encoded by the coding sequence TTGAAGAAGTTAAATAGAATTACTTTATCCATATTATCGACCGCTATGCTGAGCAGTTGTTTATATGCATCGGACGCCAGTGCCAATTCAGGTGTTATCTCTTTTGTTCCCGGTGAAACCAAGGTGAATAACGGTGATATGGTTATTTATAATGGCCAGTGTTTTGTTGCTAAAAATAATCCAGGTGTGTGGGAATCACCAAATGGAAGTTCATGGTTTTGGGATGTGGCTGTATGTTCTGGAGAGCCAGAGCCAGAGCCAGAGCCAGAGCCAGAGCCAGAGCCAGAGCCAGAGCCAGAGCCAGGTCCAAATCCAGGTGATGTGATCCCTTTTATCGAAGGTGAGACTCAAGTTAGCAATGGCGATATGGTGTCTTTTGGTAATCAGTGCTTTATTGCCAAAAACAACCCCGGCGTATGGGAAACACCAAAAGCCGATTCATGGTTTTGGGATGTCGCTGAATGTAGCAGCGAGCCGGGTGAGCCAGATGTGACTAAGTTAGCCATAGTTTCGCCAACGGCTGGTCAATCAGTTAACCTCAGTGAAGCTGTTGCCATTAGCGCTCGCGTTGAAGGTAAGTTGGCTGCAAAAGTTGAGTTTTGGGTCAATAGCCAAAAGCTGGCGGAGCAAGCCATTGTTGCCAACAAGCCGTTGTACTCCCATAACTGGACACCTGCTGAGGCCGGCAGCGCCGTTATCAATGTGTTTGTTTTTGATAAAAACAATCAAAAAATTGAGCAGCAAGCTGTCACAGTGACTGTGAAAGAAGATGATAATTTCACTGCGCCAGTGGTGAGCTTTATCACTCCAACCAATGGTGCAACCTTTGGTGAAGCAGCCACTGTTGCGATTAGCGTTAATGCGTCAGATGTTGATGATGATTTAACTAAGGTCGTTATTCAGGCCAACAATCAGCAAATTTGTTCATTTGATGCAAGCTCTGTTGCCCCATTTAGCTGTGAGTGGCAAGCCACTTACACAGGCCCAGTGACACTTAAGGCGATAGCCACCGATGCTGAGAAGCTGTCAACGTCAGTCAGTGTCAATATCACCATAGAGCAAGACGTGGTAGAGCCACCTGTGACTCCGCCTGTGACACCACCTGGCAGCTTATGCGCCGACTTTAAGGTCTATCCAGATTGGACCCAAGGCGATCATGCCACCGGTGGCGACATCATGGTTCATAGTAACATCGCCTATTCAGCGATTTACTGGACTAAGTCAGTACCAGGCAGCGACAGCTCTTGGGCATTGCACTTAAATTGTGATGGCTCTGAGCCGGGTACTGCGCCCCTGTTATCGCTGCAAAACCCAATGGATCCAGTGCGTTTGGAAGTTGCAGGCTGGCCAAATACCTTAGTGGTAGCAAGCCCGTCTACAGCAGCGCCAAAGACGCAAACCATTGCCCTTGCGAGCACCCAAGAATTGCAAGACGCTAACGCGTTAACCCAAGCCTTTGTGCGAGTGATGGAGCAAGCAGAAACTGCGGGCGCATCAACGATTATCCTGCGCAGCGATGTGTTAGATAATGCCACCAAAGATAAAGGTGAATCCGTAGGCGTTGTGGCAGTTAAAGCCGCGTTAATCAGTGCTATGGATGCTACTGGCAGCCGAATCGACATTGATGCCATTAATGGTTTGAGCGACGATGTTAAAGGTTGGGCGCAGGCGCATAACCTGATCGTTTCAACGCTGGCACCTGATGCGAGCTTTGCATGGTCATTAGCCATTGGTGATTTTGCTTACGCGACTCATTCTGGTCGTCAGTCAGTGTGGGATAAAGCCTCTGTTTATAGCAGCGATGTGTTAGATAGCTTTGAGCTTTATAAAGCCGATTCAGCCACTAAAGCTGACTTTGTAGCCTTCAGTAAATCAAGTGACACCACTGCCTTGTCAAGCGAGCAGTGGCACAATGCCCTTGAGTACGTGAAGCAAGTGACTGACTTTGTGAAGACTCCGGCTATGCTGGCAAACATGCCTACAGCACAAGCCGCGGATTACTTCATGGGTCATGCTGGCGCTAAGTCGCAGCTGCGTAAAGCCGCTTACAGCAACGTGTTTGCCGTCATCTTTGCTGATGATTCTGCGACCTTAACTAGCAAAATCGAAGCTTATCAAGACACTAAAGTTCCGCTCTACTATGTAGGTGCTGACTTAGAGAATGGCTCATTAACTCGTATTGAAGCACTTAACCAAGAATTGGCCAATGCTGAAAATGCGATGAACAATTCAGCCTTCCTCTACGAAACCCCGGAATCACAGTGGGAACCGTCAACGGTTTACAAGTGGACTGATTTCCTTGATGGCTTAAATGCCATGCACAACATAGGCGTTGCTGGTAACAAGTTCTGGTTAATGCACGATGGTGTGGATGATGCGACTAACATCAAATACGCTAAAGTTGCCATTGCAGCCTTCCTTGCGCAAAGTATGCAAGAGACTATTCGTTACAATGCTTGTGACGAGAACAACTGGTCTGAAATGAAATACGGCGCGCCGGCAGATTACCCAATGTCAGCCAGTTGTGGTCAGTTAGGTCAAAAGTATGCTGATTATGGTACTAACCCGACTACCGGTTTAGATCATGCTTACTCTTGCCCACGTGATAACAAGATGGAAGTGAGTGCTCTGACCCACGCTAAGTGGTACGGCGCCCCTGCGCCAGTATTCGCTGCGCCAAATTCAGTATTGGCCGAGCGCGGTTTACTGGTTAATGGCAGCGTAGGTCGTTGGACTAATAGTGGTCACTGTAACGATATTCCAGAGTCAGTAGACACTTCTAAGCAAGTGTGGGAACGCGATGATTGTAAGACTTATGTCGGTCAAAAAGCGGGTACTTTCATTTGGGACGGTAGTAGCCAAGAAAGCGTTGAAGGTTGTGGTTGGTGGGGCCGTGGTGTTATTCAAACCACAGGTCGTCAAAACTTCGGTACCCTTAACCATTACTTAGGTCGCTCGCATGTTGACCCAGCCACTATTGGTCAAACTATAGATGGTGTCGTGGTTGATGCGCCGCCAGCTAACCCTTTGTATGCTGAACTGGATTTCTGTTCTAACCCTGGGCTGATTTGTAGCTCTGAAGAAAACAAAGAAATTAAGTGGATTGCTGGTTTGTTCTACTGGGTTACCTCAGTGCAAGGTTATGCTGATGAAGGTCAATACAGTGACTGGAACTACTACAACGAAATTAAGAAATACGTTGATAGCGGCATGAAAGGCTCACAATTCATTGATGATGTATCAGGTATTGTTAACCGTGGTTGCCCTGATCTAACTTGTAGCAGTGGCGAAGTGCATAACGTTAAAGAGCGTCGCGCTAACTTCAAGTTAGTGTTAGAAACCTTTGGTCTGAGCCCGCAGTAA
- the pstA gene encoding phosphate ABC transporter permease PstA, with product MGNWFKSGSPWIWMTGGAVSLSLISVLGLLLLISWRGLSFFWPTTVYEWQLQDSQGNSSSLIGQIYDQEQVPSERLIASGYEFATPPDEFITRYLIKTGNREIVGLDFRWVLATDIVSRSEPKDIAIFERAKNGNFYGYPQSVLVDGEALTTSNLALSLNEHVGRALELGEQALTLQKRDIGAINHELERLRLKQRKLQLDGELTDAAKLEIQAQIDVLNSDYLVLEQTLFDYRKQAERDSVVVKDMRGQDVRLNLSQVLAISYPNDLHFGQKVTHWLSAMAGFVVDDPREANTEGGVFPAIFGTVFMVMLMAVIVTPFGVIAAVFLHEYAKKGPITKMIRIAVINLAGVPSIVYGVFGLGFFVYMMGGSIDQLFYPEALPAPTFGSPGVLWSALTLAILTLPVVIVSTEEGLSRIPSAVRQGSLALGATKAETLWRIVIPMASPAIMTGLILAVARAAGEVAPLMLVGVVKLAPTLPLDWNFPFVHLDRKFMHLGFHIYDVGFQSPNVEAARPLVYATSFLLVGVIMALNITAIGIRNHLREKYRSLEH from the coding sequence ATGGGTAACTGGTTTAAATCCGGCTCACCTTGGATTTGGATGACAGGTGGGGCAGTTAGCTTAAGCCTAATTTCTGTGCTGGGATTGCTGTTATTAATATCATGGCGCGGCTTAAGTTTCTTTTGGCCGACCACAGTATACGAATGGCAATTGCAAGATAGCCAAGGCAATAGCTCAAGTTTAATCGGCCAAATTTATGACCAAGAGCAAGTGCCAAGCGAGCGCTTAATCGCCTCAGGTTATGAGTTTGCGACGCCGCCAGATGAGTTTATTACGCGCTATTTAATTAAAACCGGTAACCGTGAAATCGTAGGTTTAGATTTTCGCTGGGTACTGGCAACTGACATAGTTAGCCGCTCTGAGCCAAAAGATATTGCGATTTTTGAGCGCGCTAAAAATGGTAATTTTTATGGCTATCCACAGTCGGTGTTAGTGGATGGTGAAGCGCTAACCACCTCTAACTTAGCGTTAAGCCTAAATGAGCATGTGGGCAGAGCCCTTGAGTTAGGTGAGCAAGCACTTACGCTGCAAAAGCGTGATATTGGCGCCATTAACCATGAACTTGAGCGTTTACGCTTAAAGCAACGTAAATTGCAGCTTGATGGTGAGTTAACGGACGCCGCTAAGCTTGAAATTCAAGCGCAAATCGATGTGCTTAATAGCGATTATCTGGTGTTAGAGCAAACCTTGTTTGATTATCGCAAGCAAGCTGAGCGTGATAGCGTGGTGGTTAAAGATATGCGCGGTCAAGACGTGCGCTTAAACCTAAGCCAAGTGCTCGCTATCTCTTACCCTAACGATTTACATTTTGGCCAAAAGGTCACCCATTGGCTAAGTGCTATGGCAGGCTTTGTGGTGGATGACCCGCGTGAAGCCAATACCGAGGGCGGGGTATTCCCAGCCATATTCGGTACCGTATTCATGGTGATGTTAATGGCCGTGATAGTGACGCCATTTGGGGTTATCGCTGCCGTGTTCTTGCACGAGTATGCCAAAAAAGGCCCTATCACTAAGATGATCCGCATTGCCGTGATTAACTTAGCCGGCGTGCCTTCGATTGTGTACGGTGTGTTTGGTTTAGGCTTCTTTGTATACATGATGGGCGGCTCTATCGACCAACTGTTTTACCCTGAAGCATTGCCAGCGCCGACCTTTGGCTCCCCTGGCGTACTATGGTCAGCATTAACCTTGGCCATTTTGACTTTGCCTGTGGTTATCGTCTCCACCGAAGAAGGCTTATCGCGCATTCCAAGTGCAGTGCGCCAAGGCAGCTTAGCCTTAGGGGCAACCAAAGCTGAGACCTTGTGGCGGATTGTTATTCCTATGGCAAGCCCAGCCATTATGACAGGTTTGATTTTAGCGGTAGCCCGCGCGGCCGGTGAAGTAGCACCGTTAATGCTGGTGGGCGTGGTGAAATTAGCCCCGACCTTACCGTTAGATTGGAACTTCCCATTCGTGCATTTAGATAGAAAGTTTATGCACTTAGGTTTCCATATTTATGATGTGGGCTTCCAAAGCCCCAATGTCGAAGCGGCGCGGCCATTAGTGTATGCCACCTCATTCTTATTAGTGGGGGTGATTATGGCCTTGAACATTACCGCCATTGGCATACGTAACCATCTTCGTGAAAAATATCGCTCATTAGAGCATTAA
- a CDS encoding GNAT family protein produces MSIYYQRADLSINPITPLRLQALAQLSLAPEQAGFVESVDECLAEAQQDKRYVPAALSIDSQVIGFAMYGLFDEDYGPRVWFDRYFIGAQFQGQGYGRAFASLMLDYLYDFYQCDNIYLSVYSHNHGAIKLYQSLGFELNGELDCNGEQVMVTKRGALDNGAASINTTSY; encoded by the coding sequence ATGAGCATTTATTATCAGCGCGCCGATTTAAGTATTAATCCCATCACCCCTCTGCGCTTACAGGCATTAGCACAGTTAAGCTTAGCGCCCGAACAAGCTGGGTTTGTAGAATCAGTGGATGAATGCTTAGCAGAAGCGCAGCAAGATAAGCGTTATGTGCCAGCCGCCTTAAGCATAGATAGCCAAGTGATAGGTTTTGCTATGTATGGCTTATTTGATGAGGACTATGGCCCTAGGGTGTGGTTTGATCGCTATTTTATCGGCGCACAGTTTCAAGGTCAGGGTTACGGCCGCGCCTTTGCAAGCTTAATGCTTGATTATCTTTATGACTTTTATCAGTGTGACAATATTTATTTGAGTGTCTATAGCCATAACCATGGCGCCATTAAGCTTTATCAAAGTCTAGGCTTTGAACTCAATGGCGAGCTTGATTGCAATGGTGAGCAAGTGATGGTGACTAAGCGCGGCGCACTCGATAACGGCGCAGCATCAATAAATACAACAAGCTACTGA